DNA from Arvicanthis niloticus isolate mArvNil1 unplaced genomic scaffold, mArvNil1.pat.X pat_scaffold_480_arrow_ctg1, whole genome shotgun sequence:
tcccTATGACAAGCAGAAAATAACTTAGAAATTTATTCTGAAGCCAGGGGAGTGGTTCTGTCACCATAGTGCATGCTTTATAGCATAAGGACCTACGTTCTTGAAACTGAGTTCATCCCCAGAATCTGCTTTAAAAGTTTGACTTAGTGCTACCCAGAACCTAGTCCCAACACTGAGAAGACAGAGCCAAGGGGGTATCTGGGGCTCAGGGCACAGTGGTAGACCAAGCTaactgaattggtgagctccaggctagctcGAGATGGTTAGCTACTATGGAACAAGTGCCGAAGACCAGCTTCGACAGGTCAGGTACACTGAGGAGAGCTGTGGAGTTGGGGATTAATCAATCCCGCAGCAGAGTTTTATCTGAAGGAGTAAAGCTTAAGTTCTCTGGAGCCTGCAGAAAACTTTCTGGGGCCGGCGAAACAGCGAAAGAGCAAAACCTGATTTTCTGGGGCCagcagaaaaagaagataaagcatgagtatgtgtgtttgtatgtgtgtgtacacacacacatacacacacacatacacacacacagatacacatatacacacacatacacacatacacgcacatacacacacatacacacacacagatacacacacacagatacacacatacacacacatacacacatacacgcacatacacgcacatacacatacacacatacatgcacatacatgcacatacacacatacacgcacatacatgcacatacacacatacacgcacatacacgcacatacacacacagatacacacgtacacacacatacacacatacacacacacatacacacacacatacacacacagatacacacatacacacatacacacacatacacacatacacatacatacacacacatacacgcacatacacgcacatacacacacacacacagaggagaagaaTAGAGAGTATTGGCCCACCCAGTCTGGAGGACCACGCAGGTAATCACAGTGCTATTTGGGAAGCGGAAATAGAAGGGCCAAGTTTAAGGCTTTCCCAAGATACAGAAGGAGTCCAAAGTTGACCCAGACAATTTCGTATGATTTTGCCTCAAAGTAAAAACAGAGTCTTGAGAACATAACTCAGGAATAAAGCACTTGCCTGGTATGGGCTAGATTTCAGCCCcagaaacttcaaaataaaacccactaatgtcatattcctgtctcATCACATGCACCCTGGCCCCAGGAGGCAGTGTTCTCCAGCCCTCTGGATAAGCAGGCCTAGGCTTAACATTTCCAGGACAGAGGCCTAAGGTTTAGATAGAGCTACTATGGGCTGACTGGAAAAGCCGGGAAGTAAGACATAGGGGCAGTGGTAGCTGTCATTGATTCAGACTTTGGATCACCACCTCTTAGTGTTGGGATGGAAGCAGATGACCCCATTTAACACTAAGAATGGCAAAGCAACTCCTAGACCCTGAGCCATGAGCACATCTCCACTGCTGTGTGACGCTGAAGCAGCCCAGGGCATCTGCCATGCCTGACATATGGAAGCTTCCCACCTAGGTCTCCTAGGTGTCTTGTCACCCAGGATTCGTGCAGTTGGAGGCTGTCTCGTCCTCGGTCACAGCAAGCCCAACTTCGGTGACTGGAAACCTGATAGTGTTCTCCTGTTGCTCCTGCTGCCAAAGAAACCCAAGGTGAATTCCTGACTCTCAGGCACCAAGCTGGGGACTGCATGGTTCTCGGGGACATGTAAAGCTTAGCTGTAGACAATGGAGTTGGCTCCTTCAACCAGTTGGAACCTCCTCCCCGATCCAAACACCCCTAGCAATGATACCTGGAAAGGCTCCAGCTCCCTGGCCACTGGGCCTGTAACAGAAGGACACTGAGTCATgggagaggctgaagcaagaggggAGACAAtcacacagcaataaaaaaaccCACATTCTGGGCTTCCAGCTGTGTGATCTACCTCTAGAGTCTGACCCTCACTACCAGAAGAAGAAGTAAGCTTTGGACATGTGTCAAGACCCACAGGAGGCCCaccaggtaaaaaaaaaaaagtagatccCTGCCCACCTTCCTGAAGGCCAAAGTCAACCACTCACCTGCTTTGCAGTGTTGGGGAACCTGGAACCTGCTCACTCCTATGAGTGGGGACTTAACTTGGGAAGAAAGGGGAATAGGCTACCTGGCCCATCTGCAGAGCCTAGGGAAGAGGCCTCCTACATGAGGAGCACCCAGGGATGAGCACACAGAGGTATGCTTCCTCACTGACAAGAGAGTGGCCTTCCTGgccattgtttttttgttttttttttttttctctgaagcatGACCCAGAGCTTCCCAGGCCTGATTTGGTCTGCAAGCTGGTCTCTAGAGCCCAACTCAGCCAGACACAGCTGAGACTGAACAacgaaaggaaggaaagaaataaggaaaagaaggaggagggaagagggaagaatggAGGGTCCTAGAGAGGCCACCTGACAGCTAGGCTCTGAGGAAGGGCTCTACCACTAGCCACTATAGATCCAGACTTTACAAAGACCCTGGGACCACTCCTGGAGCCCTGAGCCCTGGAAGGATGGGTTGTTGCTCACTGGAATGCAGGTGTCTTCGCTTGTAAATGAGAAATGCAGCTATCCCAATTCCCACTATCACAAGTCCCAGAAGGATGGACAAGAAGACCCAGGAGGAGCAGGTGGTGTCTGTGCTGCTGGTCCCACGTGTTACTTCCTGTTGAAGTGCACTGCACCTAGGAGAGAGCAGCCATGGGACATGTTGGAAAACCTAAGCCGTGGGGACAGGTCAGCAGACTGGGCAATGTCGGGGAGCGAGATGGGGTCTATGCAATTCAGAACCTATCAGCTGGTATAACAGCTCTGAGATAGGACTTAGGTCGGTTACAGTTTTAAAGCCCTTCATGGGGaaacagagaagaggagggaatggAGGAGCAGGGTAGAAATGGAagcaaaaaaagagaggaagaggaggaggaggaagagggaaggaaggagggagaaagagaggggtgcTAGGGTCAAAGTTGGAGACTGAACTGACCTCAGTAAAGAGAGGATGAGTTGATGCCCTTCCCTAGGGATCACCCAAGGAAGCCTAGCTATcctcagagatcctgagttctcAGGTTAGCTCTGGAGTCTGAGACCCACACTGAAGGGATCCTGACTCAGGTGGAGAAGGGGCCTCACCTGAGAACATTGTggtggtgctttgaatgaaaatgacccccataggctcatagggaggggcactattaggaacACCTcctcgttggagtaggtgtgagcttttggaggaagtgtgtcactggggggtgggctttggggtttcagatgctcaagccaggcccagtgtcagtCTCTCCTCCTGCTGCCGATCCAGATgtatccagatatagaactcccaGCTACAACTCTAGAACCATGTCAgcctgcatactgccatgcttcccacatgacatgggctaaacctctgaattgtaagccagcctcaatcacgtgttttcctctataagagttgctgtggtcacggtgtctcttcacagtcatAGAAACACTGACTAAATCTTACAATCAGcacaccccctcacccccaactACAGAAGTACAGAGAATTTCCATATCTTTGACTTCTTGGTCCTAAGATCATACAGTGGGAACTGGCCACAGCCTGTGGAGTCCTTGCTAAGACTCCATATTGCTCTGCCTACCCAGGATGCAGCTCAGCTGGGTGTGGCTACTCATCTCCCAGGGGAACAGAGTAGTTCCTTCCCCAGGGTGCTAGTCACCTACTTGGTCCAGGGCAGGCATTCCTCCTGAGTCCCTCCAAGTGAGAAGGTCCCTGTTAggcagtcagcacacacagtgTCCTGTCTGTAAGTACCTGGGAAGTGAAGAGGGGCAagcagaggagctgggttcagGGTTGCAGGGACCTGGGCTTCCCTGGGGTGGGGCCTGGGAGCTGTCTATTCTGGAACCTTCCAATACATAATACTCTGTGGCTGGTAGAGGGAGCTGTGTTAGTAGATCGCACCGTGAGACTAAGTGAGAAGGGGCTGGGTAGTTTTAGGACATCCTAGACATGGAAAATCCTGCTATAATAACCCAGGGGGGCGTGGCCAGATGCCAGACAGAAGGCAAAGCCAGCCCTCACATCTAGGTGAGTAGTGGGGTTGGGGACAGTTTATGAGTCAGGCTTCCCACAAAGCATCTGAGCTGAGGCAGGATAGCTGAGGTTAGACCCGAGGCTGGATAGATGAGGTTAGACCAGAAGTGGAAGCCAATGGTGCTGCTCcagctctccttccctcctcctctgccctctgtcCTACTCCTGACTCTCACCAGaaagcttttttctttctgaatcttCCAGATTCTGAGTTTGAGTTCGGCCTTTTCCTGTCCCCCTgtgctcccctctcctctccttaatcTTCTGCTGTCTCGCCCTCCTCCTGAGAACCTTAagcactctctcctctcttgccaCCAGGACTGGTTtagggtgggtgtgtgggtgccCTAGGGTTGGACAAGATTTCTGTTCTGTTCCTTCTGAAATCCTTAACCTAGAGGTTTTCTAGACCCCAGGCAGCAGGTGCACTGGAACAAGGGTGGCCTCCAAAAAAAACTTTCAGTAGGCCAGCTCACCTCTCTTCTGTACCCTCTGTCCTGGAAGGCAGGCCGTGTGTGGCAAGCATGTGGAACAGTGCTCCCCATTCTGCGTCTCACAGAAGTGGCCTGGGATGCATCTGCACACAGTGTCGTTCCTGCTGGAGCACTCTTGCCAGGTCAGCAGGCCCATGTCTGCCGTCAGAGACAAGGCCATGGGAGCACCAGCAAGGGATTTGGGGGAGCACCCATCCTCCAGCCGCCCCAATGTACCCGGGTCAGATTCTGCACAGCTTCACCTGCCAGAGGCTACCCACCACCTGCCCACTCACAGGAGGCTCAAGGCTGACCACATGTGATACCAGGTTTGTCCTACAGGGGGAGCCAGATAGCACAGTGTCTCTGAGCAGTGTCATAGAGCAGGTATAGGACTGATAGGGTCACAGAGTGGTTCAAGCCCCGGGACCTGGGTTTTGACCAAGTCTGAATCGTCcttgcctct
Protein-coding regions in this window:
- the LOC117702121 gene encoding tumor necrosis factor receptor superfamily member 14-like isoform X1; the protein is MGLLSCSVLIKKMEPLPGWGSSPWSQAPTDNIFRLVLCVFLLNLLQRISTQPLCRQKEFSVGDECCPMCNPGYHVKQACSEDTGTVCAPCPPQTYTAHPNGLSNCLPCGVCDPDMGLLTWQECSSRNDTVCRCIPGHFCETQNGEHCSTCLPHTACLPGQRVQKRGTYRQDTVCADCLTGTFSLGGTQEECLPWTKCSALQQEVTRGTSSTDTTCSSWVFLSILLGLVIVGIGIAAFLIYKRRHLHSSPVARELEPFQQEQQENTIRFPVTEVGLAVTEDETASNCTNPG
- the LOC117702121 gene encoding tumor necrosis factor receptor superfamily member 14-like isoform X2, which gives rise to MGLLSCSVLIKKMEPLPGWGSSPWSQAPTDNIFRLVLCVFLLNLLQRISTQPLCRQKEFSVGDECCPMCNPGYHVKQACSEDTGTVCAPCPPQTYTAHPNGLSNCLPCGVCDPDMGLLTWQECSSRNDTVCRCIPGHFCETQNGEHCSTCLPHTACLPGQRVQKRGTYRQDTVCADCLTGTFSLGGTQEECLPWTKCSALQQEVTRGTSSTDTTCSSWVFLSILLGLVIVGIGIAAFLIYKRRHLHSSPVARELEPFQEQQENTIRFPVTEVGLAVTEDETASNCTNPG